From a region of the Desulfosalsimonas propionicica genome:
- the narI gene encoding respiratory nitrate reductase subunit gamma, with amino-acid sequence MSGFMHILGFIVFPYIALTIFVLGHAWRYVTDWKRWNAASSQFLHKDSLKGGITIFHWGALLTLLGHAGGMLIPQRIYDVFGVNAAAHNFMAHWAGLVAGVLMIVGVIWLLVRRTRQDRISANTTIHDWVLLVMLLIVSGLGLYNVVFTHYDVLYSVAPWIRSIVVLAPNPALMAPVPVSYKLHILSAFVLLAYSPFTRLVHIWSAPVTYLYRSYVIFRKLPGTKGA; translated from the coding sequence CATATTCTGGGTTTTATCGTGTTTCCGTATATCGCCCTGACAATCTTTGTCCTCGGCCATGCCTGGCGGTATGTCACGGACTGGAAGCGCTGGAACGCGGCATCCTCCCAGTTTCTCCACAAAGACAGCCTCAAGGGTGGCATCACCATATTTCACTGGGGCGCGCTGTTGACCCTGCTGGGCCATGCCGGCGGCATGCTGATTCCCCAGCGCATTTATGACGTCTTCGGGGTCAATGCCGCGGCCCATAATTTCATGGCCCACTGGGCCGGCCTGGTGGCCGGGGTGCTCATGATTGTCGGGGTGATCTGGCTGCTGGTGCGCCGCACCCGCCAGGACCGGATTTCTGCAAACACCACGATTCATGACTGGGTGCTGCTGGTCATGCTCCTGATCGTCTCCGGGCTGGGGCTTTACAACGTGGTGTTCACCCACTATGACGTTCTCTACTCGGTGGCCCCCTGGATCCGCAGCATCGTTGTGCTGGCCCCCAATCCCGCGCTCATGGCCCCGGTGCCGGTGTCCTACAAGCTGCATATCCTGAGCGCTTTTGTTCTTCTGGCCTATTCGCCCTTTACCCGGCTGGTGCATATCTGGAGCGCGCCCGTGACCTATTTGTACCGAAGCTACGTGATTTTCAGAAAGTTACCCGGCACAAAAGGAGCCTAA